In one window of Nocardiopsis aegyptia DNA:
- a CDS encoding DUF2637 domain-containing protein, which yields MRRVLAVAVDWGPILILAAIAAAGSFTHIRDLAEQSGQHGWMAWAIAVSIDLTCVMAARERQRDTADRMWPTVVLIGAVVLTLAANLATAQPTVWGWIMAAVPAAAFLVAMSMLERRAGHRTPPEPAEAVAASGVQDREEVRVTEVHWHRQETQPAAGPAPEPAPAPVAPAHDAAPAAVEQGHPLASYAAQVAQDYRVTHGREITVTALRSRLGVSEQIAATLRDQVTA from the coding sequence ATGAGACGCGTCCTGGCGGTCGCCGTGGACTGGGGTCCGATCCTCATCCTGGCCGCAATCGCCGCTGCTGGCTCCTTCACTCACATCCGGGACCTGGCGGAACAGTCAGGGCAGCACGGGTGGATGGCGTGGGCCATCGCGGTCTCCATCGACCTGACGTGTGTGATGGCCGCTCGGGAGCGCCAGCGGGACACAGCGGACCGCATGTGGCCGACCGTGGTCCTGATCGGGGCCGTGGTCCTGACCCTGGCGGCGAATCTGGCAACGGCTCAGCCCACGGTGTGGGGCTGGATCATGGCGGCCGTTCCGGCTGCTGCGTTCCTGGTCGCGATGTCGATGCTGGAGCGCCGCGCCGGCCACCGGACCCCACCCGAACCGGCTGAGGCTGTGGCGGCGTCCGGAGTGCAGGACCGAGAGGAAGTGCGGGTCACCGAGGTGCACTGGCACCGGCAGGAGACCCAGCCCGCGGCCGGTCCCGCCCCGGAACCGGCACCCGCCCCGGTAGCACCTGCGCACGATGCGGCCCCGGCCGCCGTGGAACAGGGTCACCCGCTGGCGTCCTACGCCGCCCAGGTCGCCCAGGACTACCGCGTCACCCACGGCCGCGAGATCACGGTGACCGCTCTGCGTTCCCGCCTCGGGGTGTCCGAGCAGATCGCGGCGACCCTGCGAGACCAGGTCACCGCCTGA
- a CDS encoding FtsK/SpoIIIE domain-containing protein, protein MFPEILWAVPAAGLTLPVSAAAWHHWSPHTWSYGPGLVGSALRVHLTWDHVSQGCGLSVTRRKTQVKGGVRRVSVEKKPKLRRFRPTPFGFRVRARLHDGQTPDDYQEALTRLAHAWRVDSVRIRTSGPGWVELVASRRDPLGTVTNAAPAPRDWELLKVRMGTLETGDAWVIDFRAVPHWLIMGATQSGKSTDINALVYQLAPQPVALAGLDLKGGVELTPYAKRMSKLATTRAECTGLLDDLMGILNDRMNQCREAGVRNIWQLPDDVRPMPVVVVVDEVAELYLMTDKSEKDEIARTSTLLLRNAQLGRAFGLHLVVAGQRVGSDLGPGVTALRSQITGRICHRVNDGETAKMALGDLAPDSLSAAMRIPAEMPGVAVTVGADGRWYRVRSDLTTEEMAEEASAEFAYLAPDWDALVSGRTKEKETVPADNAVDWDRLEEELT, encoded by the coding sequence ATGTTCCCCGAGATCCTGTGGGCCGTTCCCGCCGCTGGTCTCACGCTGCCCGTCTCGGCCGCCGCGTGGCACCACTGGTCGCCCCACACCTGGTCCTACGGGCCCGGCCTGGTCGGCTCCGCGCTGCGAGTGCACCTGACATGGGACCACGTGTCCCAAGGGTGCGGGCTGTCGGTGACCCGCCGCAAGACCCAGGTCAAGGGCGGTGTCCGGCGGGTGAGTGTGGAGAAGAAGCCCAAGCTTCGGCGCTTCCGGCCGACCCCGTTCGGGTTCCGGGTCCGCGCCCGGTTGCACGACGGCCAGACCCCGGACGACTACCAGGAGGCGTTGACCCGCCTCGCGCACGCCTGGCGAGTGGACTCGGTACGCATCCGCACGTCCGGCCCTGGATGGGTGGAGCTGGTGGCCTCCCGCCGTGACCCGCTGGGCACCGTCACCAACGCCGCCCCGGCTCCGCGTGACTGGGAGCTGCTCAAGGTCCGCATGGGCACCTTGGAGACCGGAGACGCGTGGGTGATCGACTTCCGCGCGGTGCCGCACTGGCTGATCATGGGCGCCACCCAGTCAGGCAAGTCCACCGACATCAACGCCCTGGTGTACCAACTGGCGCCCCAACCGGTCGCGCTGGCCGGGCTCGATCTCAAGGGCGGGGTGGAACTGACCCCCTACGCCAAGCGCATGTCGAAGCTGGCGACCACTCGGGCCGAGTGCACGGGACTGCTCGATGACCTGATGGGCATCCTCAACGACCGGATGAACCAGTGCCGTGAGGCCGGGGTGCGCAACATCTGGCAGCTCCCGGACGACGTCCGGCCGATGCCGGTGGTGGTCGTGGTCGATGAGGTCGCTGAGCTGTACCTGATGACGGACAAGTCCGAGAAGGACGAGATCGCGCGCACCTCGACTCTGCTGCTGCGCAACGCCCAGCTCGGGCGGGCGTTCGGCCTGCACCTGGTGGTCGCCGGACAGCGGGTCGGCTCGGACCTGGGTCCTGGGGTGACGGCGCTGCGCTCGCAGATCACCGGGCGGATCTGCCACCGGGTCAACGACGGCGAGACGGCCAAGATGGCGCTGGGTGACCTGGCTCCGGACTCGCTGTCGGCCGCGATGAGGATCCCCGCCGAGATGCCCGGGGTCGCCGTGACCGTGGGTGCTGACGGGCGCTGGTACCGGGTCCGCTCGGACCTGACCACCGAAGAGATGGCCGAAGAGGCTTCGGCCGAGTTCGCCTACCTAGCCCCGGACTGGGACGCCCTGGTCTCGGGCCGCACCAAGGAAAAGGAAACCGTTCCGGCCGACAACGCCGTCGACTGGGACCGACTGGAAGAGGAGTTGACCTGA
- a CDS encoding SCO3933 family regulatory protein, giving the protein MRNIPVDTAQMTFIAAGSPRPKVKDRQTGEIKYNADGSPMWQLKVLAQVEDNDAETLLVSFPAAHAITARLGTPLTVQGLTAIPWETNGRHGVAFAAATVAPLDMRRAAE; this is encoded by the coding sequence ATGCGCAACATCCCTGTCGACACAGCTCAGATGACGTTCATCGCTGCCGGGTCCCCCCGCCCGAAGGTCAAGGACCGCCAGACGGGCGAGATCAAGTACAACGCGGACGGCTCCCCGATGTGGCAGCTCAAGGTGCTGGCGCAGGTGGAGGACAACGACGCCGAAACGCTGCTGGTCAGCTTCCCGGCCGCGCACGCCATCACCGCCCGTCTGGGCACCCCGCTGACGGTTCAGGGCCTGACGGCCATCCCGTGGGAGACCAACGGCCGTCATGGTGTGGCCTTCGCCGCCGCCACGGTCGCGCCCCTGGACATGCGCCGGGCCGCCGAGTAA
- a CDS encoding GntR family transcriptional regulator, with translation MKFAEDEVFYRRIVDDLRAKIQRGELKPGDKLPSFAEIASEYGVSSTVIKSAIQALKTSGDIYGRQGKGTFVSSRRRAQRVRRIPFDRGKSAGSTFAQEMEKLGLEPSASLVKCEVEPASAEIAAHLGLPEGAEVLVRQRHMSASGRPVQLATSHIPMTVAGSIDIAFPDVGPTQMHGRLAERGHRPVRFSEEITIRRPFQEEADFLGVDGGLPVIVVTRTAIDAEGTLVEATVNVLDAYAWSLVYEWEENQDER, from the coding sequence ATGAAGTTTGCCGAAGACGAGGTCTTCTACCGGCGCATCGTTGACGACCTCCGCGCGAAGATCCAGCGCGGAGAGCTGAAGCCGGGGGACAAGCTGCCCTCCTTCGCGGAGATCGCCTCCGAGTACGGGGTCTCTTCCACCGTCATCAAGAGCGCGATCCAGGCGCTTAAGACGTCTGGCGACATCTATGGACGTCAGGGCAAGGGGACGTTCGTCAGCTCACGGAGGCGAGCCCAGCGTGTCCGGCGCATTCCGTTCGACCGGGGCAAGAGCGCCGGCAGTACCTTCGCCCAGGAGATGGAGAAGCTTGGGCTGGAGCCGAGTGCGAGTCTCGTGAAGTGCGAGGTAGAGCCAGCATCAGCCGAGATCGCAGCGCACCTCGGGTTGCCGGAAGGGGCCGAGGTCCTCGTTCGTCAGCGTCACATGAGTGCGTCTGGCCGTCCGGTACAGCTTGCGACCTCTCACATCCCCATGACTGTCGCGGGGAGCATCGACATCGCGTTCCCGGACGTCGGCCCCACTCAGATGCACGGGCGACTTGCGGAGCGAGGTCACAGGCCGGTTCGGTTCAGCGAGGAGATCACGATTCGCCGACCCTTTCAGGAGGAGGCGGATTTCCTTGGTGTCGATGGAGGACTTCCGGTCATCGTGGTGACGCGCACCGCGATCGATGCGGAGGGGACGTTGGTCGAAGCGACCGTGAACGTTCTGGATGCCTACGCTTGGTCTCTCGTGTACGAGTGGGAGGAGAACCAGGATGAGCGCTGA
- a CDS encoding NUDIX hydrolase, whose product MSAEPRHSVSVTGVVFNDSGQVLAIQRDDDGRWVPPGGVLELHEDPRDGVVREVFEETGVKVNPGRLIGVYKNMPLGVVSMAIACTVESGEPQSSDEARIARWISVEEARERMPEARLIRVLDALRDDGPFIRCHDGTNLL is encoded by the coding sequence ATGAGCGCTGAACCGCGTCACTCCGTCAGCGTGACGGGCGTGGTCTTCAACGACAGTGGACAGGTTCTCGCGATCCAACGTGACGACGATGGCCGTTGGGTTCCTCCGGGGGGCGTGTTGGAGCTCCACGAGGATCCGCGGGATGGTGTCGTGCGCGAGGTCTTCGAGGAGACCGGGGTGAAGGTGAATCCGGGGCGCCTCATCGGCGTCTACAAGAACATGCCACTCGGTGTGGTCAGCATGGCCATCGCGTGCACGGTCGAATCCGGGGAGCCCCAGTCTTCGGATGAGGCGAGGATCGCCCGGTGGATCAGCGTTGAGGAGGCCCGTGAACGAATGCCGGAAGCGAGGCTGATTCGTGTCTTGGACGCTCTGCGGGATGACGGTCCATTCATCCGATGCCATGACGGTACGAACCTGTTGTGA